CGACCACGAGGTCGAGATCGCCCGCCTGCTGGCCCTGTTGCCGCCGGCGGTGCGGCGGCACGTGGAGCGCCTGCACGGGGGCGGGCGCCGGGCCGTGGTGTGGGTCGCGGGCGGCGCCTGCGGCGGCTGCTTCGGCCAGCTCCCGGCCCAGCAGGCCATCGACGCGGACAAGGGCAAGAGCCTGGTGCGCTGCGCCGGCTGCGCCCGCTACGTGGTGCACCGGCCGTGGAACGCCACGGCGAGCTCCTGACCGGACAGCCAACGGAGCGGCGAGGCGAGCGACATGACACCGGCGAATCCCGAAACCCTGACCGACCTGCTGCGGACCCTCGAGCGCAGCGGCGAGCTGCGCTCGCTCGCGCGCGAGTGCGGGCTCTCGGTGCGGGAACTGCGCCGCCGCCTGTCCATCTGGCGGCGGGAACTCGCCGCCGAGGACGAGGACGGGGAGGAGCCCGCCGCGACCGACGGGGCGACCGCCGACGGGACGACCCGGCCCGCCCGGGGCAAGGACGCGTCGCGGCGCAAGGGCGGGCGGGACTACCCTCCGCTGACGCCGGCCGGCGAGCTCCAGACCAGCCCGGTCGGCCATCCCCGCGACGTGCTCGAGGTGCACACCGACGGCGCCAGCCGGGGCAACCCCGGCCCGGCGGCGATCGGCGTCGTCTTCCAGTTGAAGGGCGGCGAGAAGGTGGCCGAACTGCGCGAGGCCATCGGCCGGGCCACCAACAACGTGGCCGAATACCGGGCCATCGTCGCCGCCCTGGAGCACTGCGCCCGCTGGGGCGTCAAGCGCGTCCACGTGAAGATGGACAGCGAGCTGATCGTCCGGCAGCTCAACGGCTCGTACCGGGTCAAGAGCCCCGACCTGCGGCCCCTCTACCAGCAGGTGGTCTTCCTGGCCAAGAACTTCAACGACTTCCGCGTCAACCACGTCCGCCGGGCCGACAACGCCCACGCCGACGCCCTCGCGAACCGGGCCCTGGACGACGCCTGAACGGCGTGAATTCCGGTGACAGCGGCCTCCTTTCGCATTATGATGTCCCGGTGAGAAGTCGGGGAGGCGATCGCGTGCCTCCCGAATCCTGGATTGCGGGAGGTTCGAGGAAAGTCCGAGCTCCACAGGGCAGGGTGCTGGTTAACGGCCAGGGGGAGTGATCCCACGGAAAGTGCCACAGAAAAGATACCGCCACGGGTCGGCTCGCCGGCACGGGGTAAGGGTGAAATGGCGAGGTAAGAGCTCACCGCGCCGCCGGTGACGGCGGTGGCAGGGCAAACCCCACCTGGAGCAAGACCAAATAGTGGAGGATGAGACGGCCCGTCTCGTTACGACTCCCGGGTAGGTCGCTGGAGGCCGTCGGCAACGGCGGTCCGAGATACATGATCGTCGCCGTGCCGTTCGCGGTGCGGCAACAGAACTCGGCTTACGACCGGCTTCTCACGTCTAGACCGCAGCCGATGCGCCGTCCGCCCCGCGGTCGGCCCGTTCCCGAGCGGAGAGGCGTGATTTTTCGTGGCAGCCACACCCGGCAGAGATGAATCCGCAGCCGTCGGGGCCGACGACAGCCCCTGCAGCCGTTCCGGCGTGCCCGATGATCCCGTGCGCACCGGCGTCCTGTCGGGCCGCCCCTGGGCGGCGACGTACGCCGTGCAGGAGGGCCTGGCCGAGCGCATCCGCCGCAAGGTGCCGCTGCAGTTCCAGGTTTCGGACTGCCTGCTGAACGTCCTTGCGGGCCGGGGCGTGACCGGATCCGACGAGCTCGAGCGCTTCTTCTATCCCTCCCTCGACCAGCTCCACGATCCGTTCCTGCTCCAGGAGATGGACCTGGCCGTGGCGCGCATGATCCAGGCCGCCCGCGACGGGGAGCGCGTGGCCATCCACGGCGACTTCGACGTCGACGGCATCACCGGCAGCGCCCTGCTCTTCGAGACCCTCAGCGCCCTGGAGGTCGACGGCTCGCGCCTGGCGCCCCAGCCGGCCTTCATTCCCGACCGCGCCACCGACGGCTACGGCGTGGCGGCGCGCAAGGTGCGCGAGTGGGCCGGCGACGGCGTGACCCTGCTGGTCACGGTCGACACCGGCGCCGCGGCCATCGACGAGATCTCCCTGGCCCGCGAACTGGGCATGGATGTCATCGTCCTGGATCACCACATCTTCGAGGAGCGTCCCGCCGCCACCGCCCTGGTCAATCCGCGGCGCGACGGGGCCACCTACCCCAACGGCGAACTGTGCGGCGTAGCCGTCGCCTTCAAGTTCGCCCAGGCCCTCAAGACGAAGCACCCCGGGAGCCTGCCGGACGACTTCCTGACCTCGGTCCTCGACCTCGTCGCCATGGGGCTCGTGGCCGACCAGATGGCCCTCGTGGGCGAGAACCGGGTCCTCGTGAAGAAGGGACTCGAGCGCTTCAACGACCGCGCCACCATCCGGCCGGGGCTGGCGGCCCTGCTCTCGGTGGCGGGACTCGACCGCGGCTTCCCCGTCACGACGGGCGACTTCGCCTACCAGCTCGCGCCGCGCCTCAACGCCTGCGGGCGCATCGGGCGGGTCATGTCGGCCCTCGAACTGCTGCTGACGCGCGATCCGGACCGGGCCCGGCTGCTGGCCGAGGAGGCCGACCGCACCAACAACCGCCGCAAGGAGCAGGACCAGCTCCTGAAGGAGGAGGCCATCGACATGGCCGTGCCCTACGTGCAGCGGGGCGACCCGGGCCTGGTGCTCGCGTCCAGCTCCTGGCACAAGGGCATCATCGGCATCGGCGCCGCGCGCCTGGTCGAGCAGTTCCAGCTGCCGGTGGTCCTCATCTCGGTCGAGGGGATGGAGGCCCGCGGCTCGGCGCGCTCGGTGCCCAACGTCGACGTGAAGTCGCTGCTCGACCGCTGCGGCGACCACCTGCTGCGGCACGGCGGCCACGCCCAGGCCGCGGGCATGACCCTGCGCGCCCGCGACCTCGACGCCTTCCGCGAGTCGTTCCTCGAGGCCCTGCGCACCGGGCCCCAGACCGGCCCGGTGCCCGAGACCTACGACCTCGACCTCGACCTGAAGGTCATGAGCGCGCGCGACGTGGCCCGGCTGGTGAACGAACTCGAGCATCTCGAACCGTTCGGCTCGGGCAATCGCAAGCCGGTATTCCGCTGCCGGGGCCTGCGCCTGCAGCGCCCGCCGACGCAGCTCTCGGGCGGCGCCCACCTGCGCTTCGCCTTCCGCGGGCCCGCGCGCCCGCGCGAGGAGACGCCCGCCCTGAGCCGGGAGTTCGTCTCCTTCGGCAGCGGCGACGCGTGGCGGCGCATGCTCGACGAGCGGGGGCTCGGCGCCCAGGACCTGCTCGACCGCGACTGGGACATCCTGTTCCAGATCAGCCGCAGCACCTTCCGTCCGCGCAGCGGGAACTACGACCCCGTGCAGCAGCTGCTCGTGGACATCCGGCCGGGCGGGCAATGAGCCGCCTGCCGGCAGCGGAACCGGTCGACCTCCGGGCCATGATGGAAGGCCTGTGGGAGACGGTCCGCAGCTACAATCCGCAGGCCGACGAGGACAAGCTCTGGTTCGGCTTCCGCTTCGCGAAGGATGCGCACGAGGGCCAGTTCCGCAAGTCGGGCGAGCCCTTCTTCGCCCACGCCCTGACCGTGGCCACGATCCTCGCCGACCTCCGCCTCGACGTCGACACCCTCATCGCCGCCATGGTGCACGACGTGGTCGAGGACACCTCCTACGAGATGGAGGACATCCGCCAGCGCTTCGGCCAGGATGTCGCCCACATGGTCGACGGGGTGACGAAGATCTCGGGCATCCGCGCGGTGAACAAGGACGCCCGCAAGGCCGAGACCTACCGCAAGCTCGTCCTGGCCATCGCCCAGGATCCGCGCACCGTGCTGATCAAGCTGGCCGATCGCCTGCACAACATGCGCACCCTGAGCTACCTGCCGGCCGAGCGCCAGCAGGACATCGCCCAGGAGACCATGGACGTCTACGTGCCCCTGGCCAACCGCTTCGGCATCGCCAAGATCAAGTGGGAACTCGAGGACCTGGCCTTCAAGACGCTGCAGCCCGAGCGCTACTTCGAGATCGAGTCCGGCATCAGCCAGACGCGGGCCGAGCGCGAGCGGCTCATCGAGAAGATCGCCCGCCCGCTGAAGGAGGCCCTGGACGAGGCCGGCATCCGCTGCCGCGTGACCGGGCGGCCCAAGCACTTCTACTCCATCTACCGCAAGATGAAGGAGCAGGAGATCGGGCTCGACCGCGTCTACGACCTGCTCGCCGTGCGCGTCATCGTCGACACCAAGGCCGACTGCTACCACGCCCTGGGCATCCTGCACTCGCACTTCCCGCCCCTGGCCGACCGCATCAAGGACTACATCGCCACCCCCAAGCCGAACCTCTACCAGAGCATCCACTCGACGGTGCGGGTGCCCGGGGGCAAGTTCATCGAGGTGCAGATCCGCACCGAGGAGATGCACGAGCGGGCCGAGCTGGGCATCGCCGCGCACTGGCGCTACAAGGAGGGCGGCGGCGCGGACAAGGCCGACCTGGCCGAGATGGTCAAGTGGCTGCGCCAGATCATGGAGTGGGAGGAGGACGTCGACGACGCGCGGGAGTTCATGGAGACCCTCAAGGTCGACTTCTTCCGCGACGAGGTCTTCGTCTTCAGCCCCGGCGGCGACGTCTTCCAGCTGCCGCGCGGCGCCACGCCGCTCGACTTCGCCTTCACCATCCACTCCGAGGTGGGCTTCCGCTGCATCGGGGCCAAGGTGAACGGCCGCATCGTCACCCTGCGCTCGGAGCTGCACAACGGCGACACGGTGGAGATCCTCACCAGCAAGACGCCCAGCCCCAGCGCGAGCTGGCTCGAAGTGGTCAAGACCAGCCGCGCCAAGCACCACATCCGGCGCTTGATCAAGGCGACCCAGTTCCAGGAGAGCGTGCGCCTCGGGCGGGACATCCTCGACCGCGAGCTGAAGCGCGCCCACACGGGCCGCAAGGTCGACGAGCTCCTCGACGTGGCCCAGCAGATGGGCTACGACGAGCTCGACAAGCTCCTGGCCGCCGTGGGGCGGGGCGAGATCACCCACGGCAAGGTCGTGGCCCGGGTCACGCCCGAGCCCGAGTCGCCGGCCGAGAAGGTCTTCGCCAAGGGGCGCGAGCTCTACGACACGCTGCTGCGGCGCACCACCTCCGGTGTGCGGGTGGCCGGGGTCGACAACCTCATGGTGAGCTTCGCCCGCTGCTGCCAGCCCATCCCGGGCGACAGCATCGTCGGGGTGATCACGCGCGGGCGCGGGGTGTCGGTGCACCGGGCGGGCTGCACGAACCTGAGCGACCCGAACCTCGGCCCCGAGCGCCTGATCGACGTCGTCTGGGACAGCGCCCCGGACCAGACGTTCATGGTCAAGCTCATCATCACCGCCAACGACCGCAACAACCTGCTGATGGACATCTCCAACGTCATCAGCCTGACCAACACGAACATCAGCAGCGGCGAATTCTCTGCCGAGGACGACCTGGCCAAGGTCACCCTCGTGGTCGAGGTGAAGAACCTCAACAGCCTCGAGAAGATTCTCAAGGCGATCCGCAAGGTGCGCGGCGTGCAGAACATCGAGCGCTTCCAGCTCGGCGGCGGGCCCGTGGCCGGGGGGGACGACTGAGATGCGGTGCGTGGTGCAGCGGACCACCGGCCCGGCCCGCGTCACCGTCGCCGGCGACGTGACGGGGGAGATCACCGCGGGACTCGTGGTCCTGGCCGGGTTCGCCCCGGACGACACCGAGGCCGAGCTCGCCTGGATGGCCCGCAAGCTGCCCCGGCTGCGCATCTTCCGCGACGACGAGGGACGCATGAACCGGGCCCTGGCCGACGTGGGCGGCGGCATCCTCCTCGTCAGCCAGTTCACCCTCTACGGCGATTGCCGCAAGGGGCACCGCCCGAGCTTCGTCGGCTCGGCGCCGCCCGACGACGCCCGGCGCCTGTACGAGCGCTTCGCCGCCCTGCTCCGCGCCGAGTGGCCCGACGTGGGCGAGGGCGTCTTCGGCGCCATGATGGAGGTCCACCTCGTCAACGACGGACCCGTGACCCTGATCCTGGAGCGGGAGGCCGCGTCCGCCGATGACTGACCCGGCCCTGATCACCCCCTTCGTGCCCTGGCCGGACGGCCTGCGGCTGGTGCTCGCCTCGCGCTCGCCGCGGCGCTCGGAGCTGCTGCGCACCGCCGGCATCCCGTTCGTCTGCGATCCGGCGGGCGACGTGGAGGAGGCCCTCGCCGCGACCCTGGCCGCCCGCGGCGCCGCGCCCGACTTGTACGCCCGGGAGCTGGCGCGGGTCAAGGCCGCCGACGTGGCCGACCGGCGTCCGGGCGACCTGGTGCTGGGGGCCGACACGGTGGTCGTGCTCGACGGGGACGTGCTGGAGAAGCCGCGCGACACG
The sequence above is a segment of the bacterium genome. Coding sequences within it:
- the recJ gene encoding single-stranded-DNA-specific exonuclease RecJ, with protein sequence MRTGVLSGRPWAATYAVQEGLAERIRRKVPLQFQVSDCLLNVLAGRGVTGSDELERFFYPSLDQLHDPFLLQEMDLAVARMIQAARDGERVAIHGDFDVDGITGSALLFETLSALEVDGSRLAPQPAFIPDRATDGYGVAARKVREWAGDGVTLLVTVDTGAAAIDEISLARELGMDVIVLDHHIFEERPAATALVNPRRDGATYPNGELCGVAVAFKFAQALKTKHPGSLPDDFLTSVLDLVAMGLVADQMALVGENRVLVKKGLERFNDRATIRPGLAALLSVAGLDRGFPVTTGDFAYQLAPRLNACGRIGRVMSALELLLTRDPDRARLLAEEADRTNNRRKEQDQLLKEEAIDMAVPYVQRGDPGLVLASSSWHKGIIGIGAARLVEQFQLPVVLISVEGMEARGSARSVPNVDVKSLLDRCGDHLLRHGGHAQAAGMTLRARDLDAFRESFLEALRTGPQTGPVPETYDLDLDLKVMSARDVARLVNELEHLEPFGSGNRKPVFRCRGLRLQRPPTQLSGGAHLRFAFRGPARPREETPALSREFVSFGSGDAWRRMLDERGLGAQDLLDRDWDILFQISRSTFRPRSGNYDPVQQLLVDIRPGGQ
- a CDS encoding ribonuclease HI family protein, producing the protein MLEVHTDGASRGNPGPAAIGVVFQLKGGEKVAELREAIGRATNNVAEYRAIVAALEHCARWGVKRVHVKMDSELIVRQLNGSYRVKSPDLRPLYQQVVFLAKNFNDFRVNHVRRADNAHADALANRALDDA
- the dtd gene encoding D-tyrosyl-tRNA(Tyr) deacylase; translation: MRCVVQRTTGPARVTVAGDVTGEITAGLVVLAGFAPDDTEAELAWMARKLPRLRIFRDDEGRMNRALADVGGGILLVSQFTLYGDCRKGHRPSFVGSAPPDDARRLYERFAALLRAEWPDVGEGVFGAMMEVHLVNDGPVTLILEREAASADD
- a CDS encoding bifunctional (p)ppGpp synthetase/guanosine-3',5'-bis(diphosphate) 3'-pyrophosphohydrolase; protein product: MMEGLWETVRSYNPQADEDKLWFGFRFAKDAHEGQFRKSGEPFFAHALTVATILADLRLDVDTLIAAMVHDVVEDTSYEMEDIRQRFGQDVAHMVDGVTKISGIRAVNKDARKAETYRKLVLAIAQDPRTVLIKLADRLHNMRTLSYLPAERQQDIAQETMDVYVPLANRFGIAKIKWELEDLAFKTLQPERYFEIESGISQTRAERERLIEKIARPLKEALDEAGIRCRVTGRPKHFYSIYRKMKEQEIGLDRVYDLLAVRVIVDTKADCYHALGILHSHFPPLADRIKDYIATPKPNLYQSIHSTVRVPGGKFIEVQIRTEEMHERAELGIAAHWRYKEGGGADKADLAEMVKWLRQIMEWEEDVDDAREFMETLKVDFFRDEVFVFSPGGDVFQLPRGATPLDFAFTIHSEVGFRCIGAKVNGRIVTLRSELHNGDTVEILTSKTPSPSASWLEVVKTSRAKHHIRRLIKATQFQESVRLGRDILDRELKRAHTGRKVDELLDVAQQMGYDELDKLLAAVGRGEITHGKVVARVTPEPESPAEKVFAKGRELYDTLLRRTTSGVRVAGVDNLMVSFARCCQPIPGDSIVGVITRGRGVSVHRAGCTNLSDPNLGPERLIDVVWDSAPDQTFMVKLIITANDRNNLLMDISNVISLTNTNISSGEFSAEDDLAKVTLVVEVKNLNSLEKILKAIRKVRGVQNIERFQLGGGPVAGGDD